The following is a genomic window from Chryseobacterium ginsenosidimutans.
TAAATTTGAAGGAATTGTATATTTAGGAAATAACAAACTTGCGATTTTTAATGATGATGACTTTGGTGTTTCAGATGACGGAAATGGAAATCCAAAAACGAAAATTCTTCCTAAAACAGGGAAGCAGGACAAAGGAACTATGTATATAGTCGATATTCAATAATTAGATTTTGTAAAAAGCGGCGGCATCGAAGATGCCGCCGCTTTTATTATATACTTTTATTAAGCTTTTTCTTGTTAAAGAAAATTGTGTAGATCAAAAAAGTCTGTAATAAGACATTTCCAATTAGTACTAATATTGATTGATAAACTGGAATTGGCGCATAAAACGGTAATAATCGGTTAAAGAAAATTGCCGGTGAACTTGCCAGATACTTTATTACAATAAAAGGATATTTCAGATAATCAGGTTCTATATCAATTAAAAACTGATCATATAGAAGAACATAAACTATATCAAATAAAAGAATTGCGAAGAATAGAAAAATAATTCTTTTCATAATTTTTACTTAATACAATTTTTTATTTTAATTAAAGCCTTCAATAATTTTAGAGAAATCCTCCAGTTTCAAAGCTGCTCCACCTATCAAACCACCGTCGATATCTGGTTGAGAGAAAATTTCTTTTGCGTTATCCGGTTTTACAGAACCTCCATAAAGAATAGAAACCTCATCAGCAACTTCCTGTCCGTATTTTGCAGCGATGGTGCTTCTGATGTGAGCGTGGATTTCCTGAGCTTGTTCAGGAGTGGCAGTTTCACCTGTTCCGATAGCCCAAACCGGTTCGTAAGCAATCACAACTTTCTTAATTTCTTCCGCAGAAAGCGTGAAAAGGGCAACTTCAGTCTGGTTTTTTACCACTTCAAAATGTTGACCTGCTTTTCTTTGCTCCAAAGTTTCACCATTGCAGTAAACAGGAATTAAACCTTTATCTAAAGCCAATTTTATTTTTCTATTACAGTGAGAATCTGTTTCACCGTGATATTGTCTTCTTTCAGAGTGTCCGATTAATGAACCTGTTGCATCGATTGATTCTAGCATATCAGCAGAAATTTCTCCTGTATAAGCTCCGCTTTCGTGCTCACTCATATCCTGTGCGAAAACTCCGATTTCGTCTTTTTCGAAGATATCTTTTGCCATCATTAAATATAAAGATGGAGGGGCGATCCAAACTTCACAGTTTGTAGCATTGTTGTTTTTATAGCTAAGTAATTGAACCATTAATTGTTGCGCGTCAATTACATTTTTGTTCATTTTCCAGTTTCCTGCAACTATTTTTCTTCTCATAGTTTATATTTTAATTTTCAAATAATTAAATATTCCAAAGTTTTTTCAAAAGCGTATAAAAAGTATGCTCTTCGTCAGTTACTTTATTATCAGCTTTAATCAATGTTTTTGCAAATTGAATGAAACTTTTACGCTCTTCTTCCGTAGAATCGTCGAAAAAACAACGGGCATGGAATTCAAAATGACCTTTCCATTCTTCGGGTTGAAGCAAAGCAATCACTTCAAGTTCATTATCCAAATCCACTTTAAAAGGAAATTCATCTGCTAAATATTGCTGAACAAGCATGCCTTCTTCGGGAGCAAATTCTCCGTCTACAGAGGAAAGAATCATCAATAAATGGTAACCGGCGATCGATTTATTTGATTTTTGCATTAAAGTATGTTTAAGTTTAGTGTTTGTCTTTTATAATTAAATATTCAGGTTTGCAAGTCTCTAATCTCTGAAATCTATTTCACATAGTCTTTTGCAGGCTGTTTGTCTACAATTTTTCCGTTTTGCAGGATTAAAACAAAAGGATTGCTTCTGGCAATGGTTTTAATGGCAGTTCCGTCCATCATTGTATTTTTGATAGTTTTGAAAGTGTTCGGAAGCGTTGAAACACCGTACACAACATTTGCACCCTGAGTTTTGACTTTAGCTTCAACCTGTTTCAATAATTCAGGGGAAACTTCCTGCGGATGATAAGAGAAAACTAAAATGGCTTTTGGAGCATTGATGACTTCTTCAGTCAATTCTAATCCTGTCGGATCTTCAATTTTAAACTTAGCGATTTCAGATTTGTAACCCTCTTTTACCAAAACAGATTCGTTTTTTCCTTCCTCAATTTTCCAGGGCGAACCTTCCGCCCAATATTTTGTTTCTTTAATATAATCGTCCTGATTTACCTTTAAAACTTCTCCCGTTTTCGAGTTTTTAAGAGAATAAAAAGTTTTATATTCTGATGGATTCTTATTGATTTTTGCTTTTTCTGCCTTTAAATCGGTTCCGATTTTATAATCACGAAAATCGATAATCGGTTCGTAAACAATGCCATGAGCTCCAACTAAAATCATCCCAATTGAAAATATTGCCAAAAGAATATATTTAAACTTATTTCCTGATTCTTTTTTAGAACTGTAGCTATACGCATCTTTTTTCTTAAATTCTTTTCTGTAAAGGATAAATACGACAATTAATCCTGCCAAAAGCACAATATCTTTAATGAAGCTCTGCCAAGGCGTAAATTTAATGGCATCTCCAAAACATCCGCAGTCCGTTACTACATTGAAATATGCTGAGTAAAATGTTAGGAAACCAAAGAAAATACAAAGCCCGATTAATGCTGAAAGGGTAAATTTAAGTTTTAATTTTAGTAAAAGCATAAACCCTAGAAGTAGCTCCAAAACCACAACAATTACAGAAAGTGGAAGGGCAAACTTTTCAAAAAACGGCATGTTAAAAACGTTTGGAGCAAAGTATTCTTCCATTTTAAACGAAAAACCAACCAGATCCACCGCTTTTACAAAGCCGGAAAGGATAAAAATAACAGCAATTAGCAAACGTAATAAACCTTTTATCATAGTTAAATAGTTTTGGATTCGACGTTGTTTTCTTTTTCGGAGAATTTTATTAAACAGAAAACTGCATAATTCAGCATATCGAAATAATTGGCATCTAAACCTTCAGAAACGATGGTAATGCCTTGATTATCTTCGATTTGCTTTGTTCTTAAAACTTTTTGATAAATTAAATCCGTGATCGAAGAAATTCTCATATCTCTCCAAGCTTCACCATAATCATGGTTTTTTCTTTCCATTAAAGCTTTCGTTTCGTGGGAATATTTATCGTAAAGACTTAAAATCTCTTCTTTATTTTCATTAAAATCATTGGAAAAACCTTTTTCAAGCTGAATAAGCCCGATGATAGAGTAGTTTACAATAGCAATGAATTCGTCTTCTTCACTTTCATCCACCATTTTTTTGTCGGTCATCTGTAATGTGCGGATTCTGTTGACTTTAATGTAAATCTGGTCCGTAATTGAACTCGGTCTCAAAACCCTCCATGCCGCACCGTAATCCTGTAATTTTTTACTGAAAAGTTCACGGCACTGACCAATAATTTCCTCGAACTGTACTGATGTTTCTGACATAAATTCTCTTAATCTTTCAAATATACGAAATACGTTTTAGGTAGTAGGAATCAGGGCTTAGTTTTTTGCCGGGAAGTTAGTATTTTTGCTATATGCAAAAACATTCATCATCTATCAATTATTACTCCGTAAACTGCAACGGAAAATTGGTTGATTTGTCTATTCCGAAAATCATGGGAATTCTGAATCTTACTCCCGATTCATTTTCTGACGGTGGAAAATTTAATAATGAAAGATCTGCGTTGGAACATACGGAAAAGTTATTGAAAGAAGGGGCGGAAATCATCGATATCGGACCACAATCAACACGTCCGAATGCAGAATTTTTAAGTGCTGAAGAAGAAATTAAAAGAATTGGAAATATAATTTCTTTAATTAAAAAAGAACTTCCGGAAGCCTTGATTTCTTTAGATACGTTTTATGCTGAAACGGTAAAGTTTGGTTTTAACGAAGGAATTGATATTATTAATGATATTTCGGGTGGTCATTTTGACGATAAAATGTTTGATACAGTCGCAGAAACGAAACTTCCTTATATTTTGATGCACGTAAATCCTTCGTATGAAACGATGCATAATAAAATAAAGTTTGCGGATATTACCCTTTCCCTGAATCAGTATTTTTCTGAAAAAACAACTGAGTTATTAAAAAAAGGAGTCAATGATATTATTCTTGATCCCGGTTTCGGTTTCGGAAAAACGGTGGAAGACCAGATGAAAATGATCGATGAGGTGGAATATTTAGGATTTGAAAAATTTCCTTTATTAATTGGAATTTCGAGAAAATCCTTTATTTACAAACCGCTTGGGAAATCTGCTTTGGACATCAATAAAGAAACTCAGAAATTGCATTTTAAAGTTTTGCAGCAGGGAGCAAAAATTTTGAGGGTTCACGATGTTGCAGAAGCTAAGAAAATAGTTGATGAATTTTTGAATCAAAAATTCTTATTGGAAATACAGGTTTAGGCTCGGCGGCAAAGCCGCCGAGCCTAAACCACTTTAATTCAGAGTCGATAATTTATCAGCAAATTCTTTTGAAAACTCTTTTCTGTCTTCTTCCATTTTTTCTTTTTCTGACGGAAGAATATAATTGAAAAGAATCTTATCTTCATTATCTAAAAAGACGATTTCTTTTTCATTTCCGTCAATCATTTGGGCGAAAATATCCCACATGGACGTATCTTTTAACTTTAATAATTCAAAAAACTGATCTGCTTTTATTTCGATTTTCTGCATTGTATTATTGATTTTGATTATTGATTAAAATTCCAGCAATTTTAATTTAAACTGAACTGCAAAGTTCTGCATAAAATTCGGAGTTGTATAATATCCGACCCTGTAAAACAATCCTAAATTAAAGTAAGAAGACAGGAAATTGTTCCATTCTAAGCCAACTTCCTGATACAGGTGATTCAGCGGCCGGAATCTGAACTGGTGGTATTCCTGATTTTTCATATCTCCAATGGTTCCTCTTAAAACAAAGTCGAAGCTTGAAATATTCTGCCCAACACTTTTGAAATAAAAAGGAACTTTATGGGTAAAATAATACGCAATAAACTTGTCACTGTAATATTTTCCACCTTCCAGTGTCGCAAATCCGAGGAATGAAGTAAGGTTAAAATTAAAATCTCTTTTTGGAGAAGCCAATCCGTTCATCGTGAAATTTTTCCAGATCGGGGCATCTCCGAAAACCATTCCGCCATACAATCTGAATCCTGTAGTTCCGAATCTTGTTTTGAAATTGTGAACGAAAAGCGCATCAAATCGGGTATAATTGAAATCACCACCCAACGTTTTGTAGCTCTGTTCATAGTTAAAATACAACTCAGGATATTTCTGATCAATCAGAGATTTTCCTTGCGGAGTCATGATATTTGTCGAATTTGGAGAATATTTTAATGTAAACAATGTATTGAAATTATCAAATGCAGAACCTCTGTCCCTGAATGAATAATCAAACATCGCTTCCTCAACATTTCTTCTTGCTGCAAAAACCAATGTCAAACCATTCGTCACATCATTTAAATAAGACATAGAAACACTTTTGAAATGATAATATCTGTCGTTGTTTAGGTTGTTTCCAAAATTTGCCATTCTCATTTTAAAGTTCCAGAGCCTTCGGTAAAACTCTCCGGAAGCCGTCACATCATCAATATAATCAAGTCTGAAAAATGAATTTTTATCAAGGGTAGTTTTGATATCCAACCCGATTCCATACTTCAGCTTATCGTCTTTAAAACCGTAAGCAAAATAATAATCAGGTGAAAAATAGGGGTTGAAAGTTTCATTAAGCTTAGCTTTTAAACCAAGTCTAAAACCTTCATAGGAGTTAAAATTCGCAATTTCATCTACTGCAAAATCAATAGCTCCGACCCTGATCTGTCCGTTTAGTAAGCCTGTTAGAACTCTTGCTTTGGTATCAATATTATAGATTTTGCCAAGGCTGTCAATGGTGGTGTACGTGTTTCTTTCTCTTTCAGATAAAGGATCGGTTCTGTATTGATCTAAAGTTTTTCCGTCCGTATTTTTTACCGAAAAAGTATAGCCTTTGAAATCCTTCTGATCATTTTCAATTGGCGATTTGTAGTCAAAGTATTTTGAGGTCAGGAAAGCATATGTTCCGAAACTTTGTTTATTTTTTTTCTCATGCTTTTGTTCGGGATGTTCTTTGTCATCTTCTTGCATCGCCATATTGCTCATTTTCAGTTTTACCGTTTCATGGGCTAAGAACCATTTGTTGTTGAAGAAAATCCAGGTGCTGGTGATGATTCCGTCGTTTTTATTTTTACTGAAATTTTCGATCTTTTTAATTCCGTAGGTTTCGGTATCAACGTAAATTGCACCGTTGTACTTTCTTTTTTTGTCTGGATTTTTATAATTAACTTCCCTGAAACGAATGACGAAATTCTTTCTTCCATCCATTGTAACGGTATCGGTTAAAAAGAATCTGTAAAGTCCTCTGTTTTCCTGTTTCAGCTGAGCCGGAAGCTTGTCTCTGTTGCTCTGCTGAAGGGCAATCATTTCGTAGATCGGCTGTTTAAGTCCGGAAATTCTGTTGTCAAGAATATTGATCTTTTCGCCGTATTTTTTTGAATATAAAAATTCCTGAGCTCTTTCCCAAAGGAATAATTTACTTTTGGAAAAGATTTGTCTCGCAGATATATTGTTTAATGAATCTTTTTCTCTTTTTTTCTTGATAAAATCAGAATTCTGGAAGAATTGATTAAACTGAGAAAGACTGTCTTCATCAATATCCAAAGAGATTTTTTCATAAGATTTGTAAGCGTAAGAATCCAGTGTTTTTGGAGAATTTTCCCGGAATAGTTGGTTGACTTTTTTTAATATTTCCAAGGCCCTCGGATCGCTTTTATCCTCTATCACAACGCCTTCAATAGAAGAAACTTTCGATTGCGAATAACCAAAAATATGTACCCAGAAAAATATAAATAGTAAAACCCTTTTCATATGAAAAACTTGGTAAAACTAATCATATTTATTGTCTTGGGAAAGTTTTGTTAATTGATATTAATATGATTGTTAATTGGGTTTATCTTTCATTATAAAAGAAAAACTCCCAAATTGTAGGGAGTTCTATACATTTATTTAGTAATAAACTTTTTAAAGTACATTTAATCTGAACTTTATACCAAAATTATCTTTAAACTGAGATGTCTGATAATATCCTAAACGGTAAGAGAAGCCAACGCCAAAATTCCTTCCTAAAAATCGGTTCCAGATCAAACCGACTTCCTGATAATAATGATCGAGCACCTGAAATTCAAACTGATGGTCTATTCTGTTTTTAAAATCACCGATTGCCGATTGATATTCCAGTTCAATGTTAGAATATTTATCACCAAAAGTTTTAAATCTGAACGGTAGATTTTGTGAAATTTTAAATCCAACAAATTTATCCGTAAAGAAAGTTCCAGAAGGCATCGTTGTAAATCCTAAATTAGTCGGAGTGCTGATATTTGAATACCATTTTTCGGAATTTTGATCTTTTTGTCCTGCAATTTCAAAGTTTTTCCAGATCGGAGCCGTTCCTGATGAGATTCCTCCAAAAAGTTTCAGATTCGTAACTCCTAATTTTGATCTGAACTGATGAATAATTAATGCATCCAAGCGGTGATAATCCAAATCTCCACCTAATGTTTCAACCCCTTTTTCGTAATTCATATATACTTGTGGAAACCCTTTTTCGTACGTGTATTTTC
Proteins encoded in this region:
- a CDS encoding tellurite resistance TerB family protein, which codes for MQKSNKSIAGYHLLMILSSVDGEFAPEEGMLVQQYLADEFPFKVDLDNELEVIALLQPEEWKGHFEFHARCFFDDSTEEERKSFIQFAKTLIKADNKVTDEEHTFYTLLKKLWNI
- a CDS encoding BT_3928 family protein translates to MIKGLLRLLIAVIFILSGFVKAVDLVGFSFKMEEYFAPNVFNMPFFEKFALPLSVIVVVLELLLGFMLLLKLKLKFTLSALIGLCIFFGFLTFYSAYFNVVTDCGCFGDAIKFTPWQSFIKDIVLLAGLIVVFILYRKEFKKKDAYSYSSKKESGNKFKYILLAIFSIGMILVGAHGIVYEPIIDFRDYKIGTDLKAEKAKINKNPSEYKTFYSLKNSKTGEVLKVNQDDYIKETKYWAEGSPWKIEEGKNESVLVKEGYKSEIAKFKIEDPTGLELTEEVINAPKAILVFSYHPQEVSPELLKQVEAKVKTQGANVVYGVSTLPNTFKTIKNTMMDGTAIKTIARSNPFVLILQNGKIVDKQPAKDYVK
- a CDS encoding DUF1599 domain-containing protein; protein product: MSETSVQFEEIIGQCRELFSKKLQDYGAAWRVLRPSSITDQIYIKVNRIRTLQMTDKKMVDESEEDEFIAIVNYSIIGLIQLEKGFSNDFNENKEEILSLYDKYSHETKALMERKNHDYGEAWRDMRISSITDLIYQKVLRTKQIEDNQGITIVSEGLDANYFDMLNYAVFCLIKFSEKENNVESKTI
- the folP gene encoding dihydropteroate synthase, encoding MQKHSSSINYYSVNCNGKLVDLSIPKIMGILNLTPDSFSDGGKFNNERSALEHTEKLLKEGAEIIDIGPQSTRPNAEFLSAEEEIKRIGNIISLIKKELPEALISLDTFYAETVKFGFNEGIDIINDISGGHFDDKMFDTVAETKLPYILMHVNPSYETMHNKIKFADITLSLNQYFSEKTTELLKKGVNDIILDPGFGFGKTVEDQMKMIDEVEYLGFEKFPLLIGISRKSFIYKPLGKSALDINKETQKLHFKVLQQGAKILRVHDVAEAKKIVDEFLNQKFLLEIQV
- the tpiA gene encoding triose-phosphate isomerase; translated protein: MRRKIVAGNWKMNKNVIDAQQLMVQLLSYKNNNATNCEVWIAPPSLYLMMAKDIFEKDEIGVFAQDMSEHESGAYTGEISADMLESIDATGSLIGHSERRQYHGETDSHCNRKIKLALDKGLIPVYCNGETLEQRKAGQHFEVVKNQTEVALFTLSAEEIKKVVIAYEPVWAIGTGETATPEQAQEIHAHIRSTIAAKYGQEVADEVSILYGGSVKPDNAKEIFSQPDIDGGLIGGAALKLEDFSKIIEGFN